One genomic window of Mauremys mutica isolate MM-2020 ecotype Southern chromosome 5, ASM2049712v1, whole genome shotgun sequence includes the following:
- the SOWAHB gene encoding ankyrin repeat domain-containing protein SOWAHB, producing the protein MARELSQEELLDFLCQAGGRVTNAALLGHFRRFLRDPGPAGQVQRRREQFKSLVNSVATVRQEAGGGGPKYVVLRKRYRDLLGEELGPPAAEPPPGPGRGQGQGLAGACPGKEAAPSAARPGSGAGSPGGQGSGAHAGLQEQQRPAPPGRLPRDHPRVCPGGAGRGAPGLPQANSGRQGAEPPPAPARAAGGQGHPPERCAPCPELRPPRAALRALPGAPCAPAGLQQQQRIQEWVEKSRDAGQAARDSGSAPRSPDGTCPGPARPLPAAGWRCPPPVFRSIRCQLALQDLEDFVEQASPGSEEGGGGGTGSEGSDSPQEVGDRGASPARGAGKAPRDPGALDSRCQQLSNGAPSDRSQRRANRRVVEVNGTAPCTRHSFRSKSARGSSRVSSSEDELREQDQGRRGRRPRRSRKMAKGAILASPGVDTPLTFQYLGSVQRQICGPPEEALPVPQTPLDPGPSSVPLDPREHNWIVMVAAGSWVQVRALFLEDPQLALQRDFISGYTALHWIAKHGASQVLQDLVSGAEKAGTPLDVNVKSSCGYTPLHLAAIHGHQRIMKLLIQKLNSKVHVRDSSGKRPWQYLSSSTSGEMWQLLGAPKGKTIFPTQPLVRCSSPPRKAKSQEVARSISRKTSLAACLKPKHMKWKMATKYPALREQEEYSD; encoded by the coding sequence ATGGCCAGGGAGCTGAGCCAGGAGGAGCTGCTGGATTTCCTCTGCCAGGCTGGGGGGCGAGTGACCAACGCCGCCTTGCTGGGGCACTTCAGGCGCTTCCTGCGGGACCCCGGGCCGGCCGGGCAGGTGCAGCGGCGCCGGGAGCAGTTCAAGAGCCTGGTGAACTCGGTGGCCACGGTGCGGCAGGAGGCGGGCGGCGGCGGCCCCAAGTACGTGGTGCTGAGGAAAAGGTACCGGGACCTGCTGGGCGAGGAGCTGGGGCCACCTGCCGCGGAGCCGCCCCCAGGGCccgggcggggccaggggcagggcctcgccGGTGCCTGCCCAGGGAAGGAGGCGGCTCCTTCAGCCGCCCGGCCGGGGAGCGGAGCGGGCTCCCCGGGAGGCCAGGGCAGCGGGGCGCACGCCGGACTCCAGGAGCAGCAGCGCCCGGCACCCCCCGGCCGCCTGCCCCGGGATCATCCCCGTGTCTGCCCGGGCGGAGCTGGCCGCGGGGCTCCCGGCCTCCCCCAGGCTAACtcggggaggcagggagcagagccgcCTCCTGCCCCGGCTCGGGCCGCCGGCGGCCAGGGgcaccccccggagcgctgcgCCCCGTGCCCGGAGCTGCGCCCTCCCCGGGCTGCCCTGCGCGCCCTCCCCGGGGCGCCCTGCGCTCCCgccgggctccagcagcagcagcggatCCAGGAGTGGGTGGAGAAGAGCCGGGATGCGGGGCAGGCGGCCCGGGACAGCGGATCCGCTCCTCGCTCGCCCGACGGCACCtgccctggcccggcccggccgctcCCCGCGGCTGGCTGGAGATGCCCCCCGCCCGTCTTCAGGAGCATCCGCTGCCAGCTGGCCCTGCAGGACCTGGAGGATTTCGTGGAGCAGGCGAGCCCCGGGAGCGAAGAGGGCGGCGGGGGTGGCACCGGCAGCGAGGGGAGCGACTCCCCGCAGGAGGTGGGGGACAGGGGTGCCAGCCCCGCCAGGGGAGCAGGCAAAGCGCCCAGGGACCCAGGGGCGCTAGACTCacgctgccagcagctcagcaaTGGGGCACCCAGCGACCGCAGCCAGCGCAGAGCCAACCGGCGGGTGGTGGAGGTGAATGGCACCGCGCCCTGCACCCGCCACTCCTTCAGGAGCAAGAGCGCCCGTGGGAGCAGCAGGGTGTCCTCCTCCGAGGACGAGCTGAGGGAGCAGGACCAGGGGAGGAGAGGCCGCCGGCCGCGGAGGTCCAGGAAGATGGCCAAGGGGGCAATATTGGCTTCCCCAGGTGTGGACACTCCCCTCACTTTCCAGTACTTGGGCTCTGTGCAAAGACAGATTTGTGGGCCCCCAGAGGAGGCACTGCCAGTTCCCCAGACGCCTCTGGACCCCGGGCCCTCTTCCGTGCCCCTAGACCCCAGGGAACACAACTGGATTGTCAtggtggctgctggctcctgGGTGCAGGTCCGGGCGCTCTTCCTGGAAGATCCCCAGCTTGCTTTGCAGAGGGACTTTATCTCGGGCTACACCGCCCTTCACTGGATCGCCAAACATGGAGCCAGCCAAGTGCTCCAGGACTTGGTCAGCGGGGCCGAGAAAGCGGGCACCCCCCTGGATGTGAATGTGAAATCCAGCTGTGGCTACACCCCATTGCACCTAGCGGCCATCCATGGACACCAGAGGATCATGAAGCTGCTGATCCAGAAACTGAACTCCAAGGTCCATGTGCGGGACAGCAGTGGGAAGAGGCCTTGGCAATACCTGAGCAGCTCAACCTCTGGAGAAATGTGGCAGCTGCTGGGCGCTCCCAAGGGCAAGACAatcttccctacccagcccttaGTCAGATGCTCCtcaccccccagaaaggccaagAGCCAGGAGGTGGCCAGGAGCATCAGCAGGAAAACCTCCCTCGCGGCCTGCCTGAAACCAAAGCACATGAAATGGAAAATGGCTACCAAGTACCCTGCcctgagggagcaggaggagtatAGCGACTGA